CCTCGCCGTGCGCCGCACCCGCCTGCGCGAGACGCGCGACCACGTCGAGGCGGAGCTCGCGCGGCGGTTCCCCGGGTGGGAGGTCCCGCACGTGGACGGCGGGCTCGCGGTGTGGGTCGGGATCGGCGCGCCCGTGAGCACGGAGCTCGCGCTCGCCGCCCGGTCGCGGGGGCTGGCGATCACGGGCGGGAGCCGGTTCGGCCACGACGGCGCGTTCGAGCGGTTCCTGCGGATCCCGATCACCGCGCCGCCCGCCGCCACCGACCGCGCGCTCGACATCCTCGAGGACGCGTGGCGGGGGCTCTCCCCGGCGCCCGGTCTCGACCTCGTGGACCGGTCGGTCCTCGTCTAGGCCGGTCCATTCCGGCGGATGGGGACGGATCCCGAGGGGACCGCCGGGGTGCGGCTACCGTCGGCGGCATCCGTCCCGAACCTCGAAGGAGTCAGCATGCGCATGCGTCCGTCCCGTGGAGCCACCACTTCCGAAACCCGCGACCCGCAGGAGCATCCGGCGGCGCTGCCGGTGCCGGTGCGCGGCCGGCGCCGTCCGCTCGCGGGCCTCGGCGCGCTCGCCGTCGTCGCGTCCCTCGCCGTCGCGGTGCCAAGCCCCGCCTCCGCCGCGTCCGTCGCGGACCCGGCGGCCGCTGCCGGGACGGCGAGCGTCTCCGCGTCCACGACGGAGGAGGCGACCGCGTACTGGACGGCCGACCGGCGCGCCGACGCGCTCGCCACCGAGGGGGCCGCGCACGGCGCGGCTGCGACGGACGGCGCGGCTGCGACGGCCGCGACGGAGGCGACGGCCGCGACGGATGCCACGGCCGACACTACGGCCACGGGCTCCACGCCGGGGCGCATCGTCACGCACCCCGGCCTGGAGTACGTGGGCATCCTCTTCTACGTCGCCGACGGCCGGAACCGGACCTGCACGGCGAGCGTGGTGGACACGCCGCAGGGCGACGCCATCGCCACGGCCGCGCACTGCCTCGTCGACCCGGCCACCGGCGCACCCGTGCGGCTCGCCACCTTCGTCCCCGGCACCAAGGCCGCGCAGGCCCCCTTCGGGCTCTGGCCGGTGGACACCTCCTCCGTCACCGACTCCTGGAAGCGCACGCACGCCGTGGTCGACGACGCCGGCTTCGCACGCGTCCGGTCCCTCGACGGCCGGACGCTCGCGGACGTGGTCGGCGCCGCCCGCCCGGTGTTCGACCGCCCGCTCGTCCCGGCGCAGGGCGCCGCGGGCACCCTGTCCGTCCTCGGCTACCCGCAGGCTGCGCCCTACTCCGGCACGCAGCTGGTCGCGTGCGCCAGTGTCCCCCGGCGGTCCGCGCACCACACGGTCTCCCTGCCCTGCGCCCTCGGCGATGGAGCAGGGGGCGCGCCGATCTACACCCGCGGCGCGCGCGTCCCGGTGCGCGGCGAGCTCCGACCCGAGCAGCGGTCCGTGGTCGCGGCGCCGGCCAGCCCGGCAGCGGGTCGCGCCGACGTCGTGCTCGCGGAGTGGGGCGCGGAGGCGCAGCAGGCGCTCGCCGCGTTGACCGCTCGGTGACCCGGCCGTCGCTGGGCGGCGGAAAGCCGCCCAGCGACGGATCCCGCTCCCGTCCGTGCAGATCCGCTTCGTGCACGAACGAATTGGGCGGGCGCGAGCATACTGAGGGGTGACCATCGACCTCCCTCCCATCAGCCGCTCCTACATCAGCCGCCCCTACCCGCTCGGCGCGACCGTCGTCGCGCGCGACGGCGGCCTGCCCAGCGGCCTCAACGTCGCCGTGTACTCCGAGACCGCCGAGGCCATCGAGGTCTGCGTCTTCGACGACGACGGCACCGAGTCCCGCACGCGCCTCTCCGAGCGCACCGGCCACGTCTTCCACGGCCTCGTCGAGGGCGCCGGCATCGGCACCCGCTACGGCCTCCGCGTCCACGGCGAGTGGGACCCGGCCCGCGGCCTCCGCCACAACCCCGCCAAGCTCCTGCTGGATCCCTACGCCATCGCCATCGAGGGCCACCCCACCTGGGGCGAGGACGTCTTCGCGCACACCTTCGACGACCCGGACGCGATCAACGAGGCCGACTCGGCCGCGTCCATGCCCCGCTCCGTCGTCGCGGACCGCCGCTTCGACTGGGAGGACGACGAGGCCCCGCGCACGCCGCTCGACGAGACCGTCGTCTACGAGGTGCACGTGAAGGGCTTCACGCAGCAGATGGAGTCGGTCCCCGAGGAGATCCGCGGCACGTATGCGGGGATGGCGCACCCCAGCGCCATCGAGTACCTCACCGACCTCGGCGTCACGAGCGTCGAGCTCCTGCCGGTGCACCACTTCATGCAGGACTCGCACCTCGAGGAGAAGGGCCTCCGCAACTACTGGGGCTACAACTCCATCGGCTTCCTCGCGCCCTACTCCGACTACAGCTCGGCGGGCGACGACGGGTCGCAGGTCGCCGAGTTCAAGGAGATGGTGAAGGCGCTGCACGCCGCCGGCCTCGAGGTGATCCTGGACGTGGTCTACAACCACACCGCCGAGGGCAACCACATGGGCCCGTCGCTGTCGCTCAAGGGCATCGACAACGCCTCCTACTACCGGCTCGTGGAGGGCGACGAGGCGTCGTACTTCGACACCACCGGCACCGGCAACAGCCTCAACGTCGGCCACCCGGCCGCGCTCGCGCTGATCATGGACTCGCTCCGCTACTGGGTCGAGGAGATGCACGTCGACGGCTTCCGCTTCGACCTCGCCACGACGCTCACGCGCCAGGACGGCGACGCGGAGATCCACAGCGCGTTCCTCACCCTCATCCACCAGGACCCGGTGCTCGCGCCCGTGAAGATGATCGCCGAGCCGTGGGACACCGCCGGCTACCAGGTCGGCGGCTTCCCCGCCGACTGGTCGGAGTGGAACGGGAAGTTCCGCGACGACGTGCGCGACTTCTGGCACAGCGGGCAGAACGTGCTCGGCGCGCTCGCCCAGCGGATCACCGGCAGCCCGGACGTGTACGAGTCCGGCCGCCGCTCGCCGCTGTGCAGCGTGAACTTCATCACCGCGCACGACGGCTTCACCCTCGCGGACCTCACCTCGTACGACGAGAAGCACAACGAGGCCAACGGCGAGGACAACAACGACGGCGAGAGCGACAACCGCTCCTCCAACGCCGGCGTCGAGGGTCCGACGGACGACCCCGAGATCATCGCGATCCGCGACCGCCAGCGCCGCAACATGCTCGGCACGCTGCTGCTGTCGTCAGGCGTCCCGATGGTGCTCGGCGGCGACGAGATCGCGCGCACGCAGGGCGGCAACAACAACGCGTACTGCCAGGACGACGAGATCTCGTGGTTCGACTGGGCGAACGTGGACCGCAACCTGCAGGACTTCACGCGGAAGCTCATCCGCCTGCGTCGCGGCAACCGGGCGCTGCGGCCGATCTGGTTCCGCGGCGACGACGTCGAGGGCGCCGAGGAGGCCGTGCGCTTCATCCGGGCCGACGGCGCGACGCTGGAGCCGCAGGACTGGGAGGACCCGAACGCCTTCAGCATCGGCGTGATCATGAAGGGCAGGGACAGCGACGCGTTCTTCGTCGCGTTCAACGCGGCCGAGGGTCCCGTCGAGTTCCAGCTGCCCGAGGGCATCGGCGTCTCGTGGCACCTCGCCATCTCGTCCGACTCCGAGCAGAACGTGACCGAGGACGCGACGAGCATCCTCGTGCGCGACCGCTCGTTCACCGTGCTGCGGGCCGCGCGCTCCTAGCTGTACTCGGCCATGACGTTGGTGACACTTCGGGGCGTGTGAAGAGGCCTCCTGGCTTGATGGAGCTGTTCAGTTCAACCATCGCCAGGAGGCCTCGATGTCCCACGGTAATGCTCGTCTGACGGTTCACGGGAGGGTTCTCCTCGTGCGGCGGGTGGTGGAGGATCGTCGGCCGGTCGCGCACGTCGCGCGGGAGCTGGGGGTGTCGCGGCAGTGCGCGCATCGATGGGTGAACCGGTTCCGTGCCGAGGGGCTGCGAGGGCTGACGGATCGGTCATCGCGGCCCCGGTCAGTACCGAGGCGAACGAGCCCGGAGCGGGAACGGGCCGTGCTGGAAGCGCGGGCCCAGTTGCGGGCGGGTCCTGCGCGGCTGGCGCCGGTGACAGGTGTTCCATCCCGTACGATCTCCCGCATCCTGCGCCGGCACGGGGCGCCGCCGTTGGCATGGTTGGACCCCGTCACCGGGGCCGTGATCCGGGCATCCCGGTCAACGGCGCACCGGTATGAGCACGAGCATCCGGGTGATCTGATCCACGTGGACGTGAAGAAGCTCGGGAGGATCCCGGACGGAGGCGGCTGGCGGGTCCACGGGCGCAGCGAGCAGGTCCGCGGCCGCGGGATCGGGTTCGATTACGTCCATGCCGCGGTCGATGACCACACCCGTCTCGCCTACGCGGAGATCCATCCCGATGAGAAAGGCGCGACCGCGGCCGGGTTCCTGACCCGCGCAGCGGCGTACTTCGCCGGGCATGGGATCACCCGGATCGAGCGGGTCATCACGGACAACGCGTTCGCCTACCGGCACTCGACCGCGTTCAAGAACGCCGTCCAGGACCTGGGCGCGCGGCAGAAGTTCATCCGCCCGCACTGCCCCTGGCAGAACGGCAAGGTCGAGCGCTTCAACCGGACCCTCGCGACCGAGTGGGCCTACCGGCAACCCTTCACCAGCAACCAACACCGGGCCGACGCGCTTGACCCCTTCATCGAGCACTACAACACTGAACGAATCCACTCAAGCCACGGGCTCACGCCCGCGGCCCGAGTGTCACCAACGTCATGACTCAGTACACCTAGGCTCGGGAGCCATCCGCGCGGGCCCCCGCCCGCCGCCGTCCGGTCCGAGGGAGTCCCGTGAAGGCCATCCGCAGATTCACCGTCCGTGCCGTCCTCCCGGAGGAGCTGTCCGCGCTGGACGAGCTCGCCGGGAACCTCCGATGGTCCTGGTACGAGCCGACCCGCCGCGTGTTCGCGCACGTGAGCCCCGAGCTGTGGGAGCGGACGGGCCACGATCCGGTCGCGCTGCTCGGTGCGGTCGACCAGGAGCGGCTCCGGGAGCTCGCCGCCGACGAGGGGTTCGTCGCCTGGGCCGAGGAGCAGCGCGCGGACCTCCGGGCCTACGTGCGCGAGTCCAGGTGGTACCAGTCCCTCGAGGGCGACGTGCCCGAGGCGATCGGCTACTTCTCGCCCGAGTACGGCATCGCCGCCGCGCTGCCGCAGTACTCGGGCGGCCTCGGGATCCTCGCGGGCGACCACCTCAAGAGCGCCTCCGACCTCGGCGTCCCGCTCGTGGGCGTCGGCCTGTTCTACCGCTCCGGCTACTTCCGCCAGGGGATATCCTCCGACGGCTGGCAGCAGGAGACCTACCCCGTCTTCGACCCCGACGGCCTGCCGCTCCAGGTGCTGCGCGACGGGGACGGCCGGCCCGTCCAGGTCGAGCTGGGCCTGCCCGCCGGTCGGACGCTGCACGCGCGGATCTGGCAGGCGCGCGTCGGCCGCATCCCGCTGCTCCTCCTCGACACCGACGTGCCCGAGAACGACGACGACCTGCGCCGCGTCACCGACCGGCTCTACGGCGGCGGCGGCGAGCACCGGCTGCACCAGGAGCTGCTGCTCGGCATCGGCGGGGTGCGCGCCATCGCGGCCCACGCACGCGTGACGGGTTCGCCCGTGCCGCGCGTCTTCCACACCAACGAGGGCCACGCCGGCTTCCTCGGCGTCGAGCGGATCTCGACCCTGATGGCCGACGGCCTCGACTTCGACGAGGCGCTGCAGGTCGTGCGCGCCGGCACGGTCTTCACGACGCACACGCCCGTGCCCGCGGGCATCGACCGGTTCGACGTCGGCCTCGTGCGCGAGCACGTCACGGAGCGGCTGCTGCCCGGGGTGCCGCCGGAGCGCGTGCTGGGGCTCGGCGCGGAGCTCCACGACGGCGGATCCCCGGACGTGTTCAACATGGCGCTCATGGGTCTCCGCCTCGCGCAGCGCGCCAACGGCGTCTCCCAGCTGCACGGCGAGGTCAGCCGCGGCATGTTCGCGGGGCTCTGGCCGGGGTTCGACACCGACGAGGTGCCGATCGCGAGCGTGACGAACGGCGTGCACGCGCCGACGTGGACGGATCCGATGCTCATGTCGCTCGCGCGCGAGCGCCTCGGCACCTGGGACACGACGGCGGCCGACTGGTCGTCGACGGCCGTGAGCGACGGCGACCTCTGGGACGTGCGCGGCCGGATGCGCCGCCAGCTCGTGGAGGACGCCCGCCGCCGCGTGGTGCGCGCCTGGCGCGAGCAGAACCCGGGCGCCGTCGAGCCCGCGTGGCTCGAGGACGTGCTCGACCCCGAGGTCCTCACGATCGGGTTCGCACGGCGCGTGCCGACCTACAAGCGCCTGACGCTCATGCTCCACGACCGGGAGCGCCTCCGCCGGATCCTCACCGACGCCGACCGGCCCGTGCAGATCGTGGTGGCGGGCAAGTCGCACCCGGCGGACGACGAGGGCAAGCGCCTCATCCAAGAGCTCGTGCGCTTCGCGGCCGAGCCAGGGATCCGGGGCCGCCTCGTGTTCCTGCCCGACTACGACATCGGCATGGCGCAGCTGCTCTACCCGGGCACCGACGTCTGGCTCAACAACCCGCTCCGCCCGCTGGAGGCGTGCGGCACGTCCGGCATGAAGGCGGCGCTCAACGGCGCGCTCAACCTGTCGATCCTCGACGGCTGGTGGAACGAGTACTACGACGGCGGCAACGGCTGGGCGATCCCGTCGGCCGACGGCGCGCACGACGGCGCCGAGCGCGACGCGATGGAGGCGACCGCGCTCTATGACCTCATCGAGAACCGCATCGCCCCGCGCTTCTACGAGCGCGACGCGGACGGCGTGCCCGTCGGGTGGGTGCACGACATCCGGCACACCCTGCGGACGCTGTCGCCCGAGCTCAGCGCCGACCGCATGGTGCGCCAGTACGTCGAGCGGCTGTACGTGCCCGCCGGCCGGGCGCAGGCCGCGGTCGCCGCGGACGGCTGGGCGCGCGCCCGCGAGCTGGTGGCCTGGCGCGGACGCGTCGCCGCCGCGTGGCCGTCCGTGCAGGTCGCGCACGTCGAATCCGAGGGCGTCGGCCAGCAGGCGCAGGTCGGCGACGAGCTGCGCGTGCGCGCATGGGTGGCGCTCGGCGGCCTCGACGCGGGCGACGTGACGGTCGAGGTCGTGCACGGCCGCACCGGCGACGGCGACGTGCTCACCGACGTGGTGCGGCACCCGCTCTCGCCCGTGGGCGGATCCGGCGGGCAGCAGGAGTACGCGGGCGCCGTGGCCCTCACGACGGCGGGGCCGTTCGGCTACACCGTGCGGGTCGTGCCGCGGCACGAGCTGCTGGCCTCGAGCGCGGAGCCGGGGCTGGTCGCGGTCGCGAGCTGACGGCGGACGGCGCGCCCCGGGGGGGGGGCGGGCGCGCCGTCCGCGCGTCATGCCGTCGGGTCCTAGGCCGGGGTGGCCGAGAGCTTCGCGGCGAGCACCTCGGCGAAGCGCGCGTAGCCGCGGTCGTTCGGGTGGTTGTCCGGGCCCATCCAGCGGTAGGGGTCGGACGCGCCGTCGCCGACCATGCGCGGGATGTATGCGCCGATCTCGAAGACGTCCGCGAGCGGATCCGCCGAGGCGGCGTCCCGGAGCGCGCCGATGTAGTCGGCCCACGTCGTGCCGCGGATCGGCAGCGTCGTGCGCTCGTAGGGCGGCGTGAAGAGGATGGGCGCCTCGCTCGTGGAGCGGATGAGCTCGATGAGCACGGCCGCGTCCGAGCGCACCTCCTCCGGCGTGCGGACGACCACGTCGTTGATGAGGTGCTCGGGCATCCAGAGGTCGAGCGCGAAGCGGGGGGCCGAGCGGATCCAGGTGCTCACGCCGTCGGGCCGCGCCTTCTCCGAGAGCTGCCAGAGCTGCGAGCCGGAGTTGCCGCCCTCGATGACGTGGATGCCGCGGTCCTCGTCGCCGTCGAAGAGCCACGCGCCCTCCAGCTCGGGCTTCCCGCCGGCCCAGGCCACCGTGATCTCGTGCTCCGCGGACTCCAGCTGCGGGCTCGTCCAGGTGAGGGATCCGCCGGCCTCGGCGCGCACCGTCTCGGGCGCGCCGCCGTCGACCTGCACGGTGATCGCCGCGTCGAGGCCGGGCGCCCACCAGCACACGCGCGCCGAGGTCATGCGCGCGGTGTACGTGCCGGGGCCCGCGGCCTCGGTGAGCGCGACGACGCGTCGTCCCCAGCCGTGCCGCCCACCGGCCGTGGGCGTCCCGGCGAACGCGAAGCCCTGGTCGGCGGGCACGGTGATCTGGTGCCGCGAGGCGATGTAGTCGAGGCCGCCGCGTGCGCCGGACGGGTACGCGCCGCGCAGCCGGTCGCGCAGCTGGGCGGGGTAGGCGTGCTGCAGGGTGGTGGCGCCCTGGCCCTCGGTGATGCTGTCGCCGAGCACGCCGATCGTGAGGCGGCGCTCGCGCACCCGGTCGCGCAGCGCGTAGAAGCCGGCGAGCGCGTCGTCGGGGGCGTAGGTCATGGGGTCGATGGGCGGGCCGCCGGATGCGGTGACGGCGGACGCTGCCGGGTCACCGGGATCCGCCGACGGGCTGACGGTGGCGCCGCCGGTGGGCGGTGCGGGGCGCGGCGTCGTGGTGCAGCCCGCGACGGCGGCGACGGCGGAGAGCGCGGCGAGGCCGCCGCCCGCGACGAGCGCGCGGCGGGTGAGCGTGCGGCGCCGGTCGGTCGGACCGGCGGCCGGTCCATCGGCGGGCGCTGCGTCGGGGGAGCGGTCGCCGCGCGGGGCGGGGGACTCGTCGGTCATGTGCGGCGTCCTCGTGGTTCTGGGCGCGGCGGTGCGCGGCGGATCATGCGGGTGCCTCCAGCAGAGCACACGATCCCTGCCGGGCGCGAACCCGCCGCGACCCCCGTCCGGGCCGCGCGCGGTGCGGCTGGCGGGGACGGCGTCCCGGGCGCGCTCAGCGGGCCAGGTAGATCCGCAGGGCCGGCCCGTCGACCTCGACGCGGTCGCCGGGCGCGTCGTCGATCGACACGACCTCGGGCCGCTCCCACTCGCTCGACCAGAGGAGGCGCCAGCGCGTCACGCCGTCGTGCTCCGGCAGCGTCACCGTCGCGCGGGTCTCCTGCCCGTGGACGACGACGAGCACCGTGTTCGGGCCCTCGGTCTCGGGGGTGGAGGTGCTGATCCACTGCAGCGTGCGCGTGCCGGCGGACTCCCAGGCCGCCTCCGTCATGGGTGCGCCGTCCGCGTCGCGCCAGGCGAGGACCGACGCGCTCGGCACGGTCGCGTCGGGCTCCGCGTAGCGCACGGGCCGGAGCGCCGGGTTGTCCCGCCGGATGCGGATGAGGTGGCGCGTGGTCGCCTCCAGGTCCATCCGCCAGGCATCCTCGTCCCAGCGCATCCACGTGGCGGCGTTGTCGAGGCAGTAGCCGTTGTTGTTGCCGCGCTGCGAGCGGCCGCGCTCGTCGCCCATCGTGATCATCGGGATCCCCGCCGAGACGAGGAGCGTGCCGAGGAGGTTGCGGGAGGACCGCCTGCGGGCGGCGAGGATCCGGGCGTCGCGCGTCGGCCCCTCCACGCCGTGGTTCCACGAGCGGTTCGCGTCCGTGCCGTCGCGGTTGGACTCGCCGTTGCCGCTGTTGTGCTTGCGGTCGTAGGAGGTGAGGTCGGCGAGCGTAAAGCCGTCGTGCGCCGTGACGAAGGAGACGGAGGCGAGCGGGCCGCGGTCGGCGGCGAAGGTGCCCGAGGATCCTGCAAGGCAGGAGGCGAGGGCGCCCACGCCGTTCGGCGCGCCGCCGGTGCGCCGGGACGCGGCCACGTCGGCGAGCCAGAAGTCGCGCACGACGTCGCGGTAGCCGTCGTTCCACTCGCTCCAGCCGGATCCGAACCCGCCCGTGCGCCAGCCGCCCATGCCCACGTCCCACGGCTCGGCGATCATCAGCAGGCCCGCGAGCGCCTCGTCCTCGACGATCGCGCGCAGCAGCGGATGCGCCGGGTCGAAGTCCACGCGCTCGTCGCGCCCGAGGGTGACGGCGAGGTCGAAGCGGAAGCCGTCGACGCCCATCACGTCGGACCAGTGCTCCAGCGAGTCGAGCACGAGGCGCTGCGCGTCCGGCCGGGACAGGTCGACCGTGTTGCCGCACCCCGTCACGTCGATGGGCGTGCCGTCGGGCGCGTGCCGGTAGTAGCGGGATCCGTCGATGCCGCGGAGGCTGGTGACCGGACCGTCGGCGCCCTCCTCGGCGGTGTGGTTGTAGACGACGTCGAGCACGACCTGGATCCCCGCGGCGTGCAGCGCGTCGACCATGCCGCGGAACTCGGCCGCGACCGCGTCGGCCCCCGCGTCGCGTGCGGCGCGGGTGGCGTAGGGCGCGTGCGGCGCGAGGTACGCGAGCGTGTTGTAGCCCCAGTGGTTGATCCGGCCCTGCGCCCGCAGACGTTCCTCGCTCGTGGAGGCGTGCACCGGCAGCAGCTCGACCGTCGTGATCCCCAGGTCGACCAAGCGCTCCACGGTGGAGGCGTGCCCGAGCCCCGCGTACGTGCCGCGCAGCTCCTCGGGCAGCCGCTCGTCGGTCTTCGTGAAGCCACGCACGTGCAGCTCGTAGAGCACCTGGCGGTCGCGGGGCACGACGGGTCGCGCGGCGCGGCGGGCGGCGCGCTCCTCGGCGGGCACCTCGCGCGTGACGACCGAGCGCCACGCGGCGGGGCCGACCTGCACGAGGCCGCGCGCGTAGGGGTCCAGCAGGTGGCGCGTCGGGTCGAAGGAGTCGCCGGGCGCGGGGTCGCCGTCGACGCGCACGGAGTACGCGGTGCCGGGGACGAGCCGGGCGCTGGATCCCGTCCACACGCCGCCGTCGCCCCGCTCCATCGCGACGACCTCGGCCACGCGGCGCGGGTCGTCGGCGGCCGAGACGGTGAGCTCCACGGCGGACGCGCCGTGGCTCACGAGGCGCAGCGTGCCGCCCTGGTCGGAGAGCGTCAGCCCCAGGGGCACGGGCGGTCCGGGGCGCGGCATGCGACCTAGGGTAGGGGGCATGACGGTCTACCTGGACCACGCGGCGACCACGCCCATGCGGCCCGAGGCCATCGCCGCGCTCGCCGGCGCGCTCACCCTCGTGGGGAACCCGTCCTCCATCCACTCGCACGGCCAGGAGGCGAGGCGCGTGCTGGAGGAGGCGCGCGAGGCCATCGCCCGGGCGCTCGACGCGGACCCCGTCGAGGTCGTCCTCACCTCCGGCGGCACGGAGTCGGTAAACCTCGGGATCAAGGGGCTGCACGGCGCGCAGGTCACGGCGGATCCCCGGCGCACCCGCATTCTCGTGCCCGACGGCGAGCACCACGCCACGGTCGACACGGTCGAGTGGCTCGAGCGACGCGGCGCCGTCGTGGAGCGGCTGCCCATCGACGACCTCGGGCGCATCCGCGTCGACGCGGTCGCCGCCGCGCTCGCCGCGGATCCCGGATCCGTCTCCCTGCTCACCTTCCTCGCCGCGAGCAACGAGGTCGGCACGATCCAGCCGGTCGAGGAGCTCGCGGCGCTCGCCGCATCGCACGGCGTGCCCGTGCACGTCGACGCGGTGGCGGCCCTCGGCCACATGCCGGTGCCGTTCCGGCGCTGGCGCGACGCGGGGGTCCACGCCGTCAGCGTCTCCGCGCACAAGGTCGGCGGGCCCGTCGGCAGCGGCGCGCTCGTGCTCGCGCGGCAGGCGACCGTGGATCCGCAGATCCACGGCGGAGGCCAGCAGCGGCAGGTGCGCTCGGGCACGCAGGACGCGGCCTCCGCGGTGGCCTTCGCGACGGCCGTGACGCTGGCGGTCGCCGAGCTCGACGCCGAGCGCGTCCGGCTGCAGGCGCTCCGCGACCGGCTCGTCGCGACCGCGCTCCGCGACGTGACGGGGGCCGTCCTCCGTGGCGACCCGGATCCCGCCGGCCGCCTCCCCGGCAACGCCCACCTCACCTTCGCCGGCTGCCAGGGCGACTCGCTCCTGCTCCTCCTCGACATGGCGGGCGTCTCCGTCTCCACGGGATCCGCGTGCCAGGCCGGCGTGCCCGAGGTCTCGCACGTGCTGCTCGGCATGGGGATCCCGGAGGACGAGGCCCGCGGCGCACTCCGCTTCACCCTCGGCCGCACCACGACCGACGCGGACGTCGACGCGCTCCTCGCGGCGCTCCCCGACGCCGTCGCGCGGGCCTCCCTGGCGGGTCTCGCGGGTCGCGCGGCGCGTAAGCTCGGCGGGTGAAGATCCTCGCAGCGATGAGTGGCGGAGTCGACTCCGCCGTGGCCGCCGCCCGCGCCGTCGACGCCGGGCACGACGTGACGGGCGTGCACCTGGCCCTCAGCCGGATGCCCGGCACGCTGCGCACCGGATCCCGCGGCTGCTGCACCGTCGAGGACTCGATGGACGCGCGCCGCGCCGCCGACCTGCTCGGCATCCCCTTCTACGTCTGGGACTTCTCCGAGCGCTTCGCGGCCGACGTGGTCGACGACTTCGTCGCCGAGTACCAGGCCGGCCGC
This window of the Clavibacter sepedonicus genome carries:
- a CDS encoding trypsin-like serine peptidase, whose translation is MRMRPSRGATTSETRDPQEHPAALPVPVRGRRRPLAGLGALAVVASLAVAVPSPASAASVADPAAAAGTASVSASTTEEATAYWTADRRADALATEGAAHGAAATDGAAATAATEATAATDATADTTATGSTPGRIVTHPGLEYVGILFYVADGRNRTCTASVVDTPQGDAIATAAHCLVDPATGAPVRLATFVPGTKAAQAPFGLWPVDTSSVTDSWKRTHAVVDDAGFARVRSLDGRTLADVVGAARPVFDRPLVPAQGAAGTLSVLGYPQAAPYSGTQLVACASVPRRSAHHTVSLPCALGDGAGGAPIYTRGARVPVRGELRPEQRSVVAAPASPAAGRADVVLAEWGAEAQQALAALTAR
- the glgX gene encoding glycogen debranching protein GlgX, with the translated sequence MTIDLPPISRSYISRPYPLGATVVARDGGLPSGLNVAVYSETAEAIEVCVFDDDGTESRTRLSERTGHVFHGLVEGAGIGTRYGLRVHGEWDPARGLRHNPAKLLLDPYAIAIEGHPTWGEDVFAHTFDDPDAINEADSAASMPRSVVADRRFDWEDDEAPRTPLDETVVYEVHVKGFTQQMESVPEEIRGTYAGMAHPSAIEYLTDLGVTSVELLPVHHFMQDSHLEEKGLRNYWGYNSIGFLAPYSDYSSAGDDGSQVAEFKEMVKALHAAGLEVILDVVYNHTAEGNHMGPSLSLKGIDNASYYRLVEGDEASYFDTTGTGNSLNVGHPAALALIMDSLRYWVEEMHVDGFRFDLATTLTRQDGDAEIHSAFLTLIHQDPVLAPVKMIAEPWDTAGYQVGGFPADWSEWNGKFRDDVRDFWHSGQNVLGALAQRITGSPDVYESGRRSPLCSVNFITAHDGFTLADLTSYDEKHNEANGEDNNDGESDNRSSNAGVEGPTDDPEIIAIRDRQRRNMLGTLLLSSGVPMVLGGDEIARTQGGNNNAYCQDDEISWFDWANVDRNLQDFTRKLIRLRRGNRALRPIWFRGDDVEGAEEAVRFIRADGATLEPQDWEDPNAFSIGVIMKGRDSDAFFVAFNAAEGPVEFQLPEGIGVSWHLAISSDSEQNVTEDATSILVRDRSFTVLRAARS
- a CDS encoding IS481-like element IS1121 family transposase; this encodes MSHGNARLTVHGRVLLVRRVVEDRRPVAHVARELGVSRQCAHRWVNRFRAEGLRGLTDRSSRPRSVPRRTSPERERAVLEARAQLRAGPARLAPVTGVPSRTISRILRRHGAPPLAWLDPVTGAVIRASRSTAHRYEHEHPGDLIHVDVKKLGRIPDGGGWRVHGRSEQVRGRGIGFDYVHAAVDDHTRLAYAEIHPDEKGATAAGFLTRAAAYFAGHGITRIERVITDNAFAYRHSTAFKNAVQDLGARQKFIRPHCPWQNGKVERFNRTLATEWAYRQPFTSNQHRADALDPFIEHYNTERIHSSHGLTPAARVSPTS
- the glgP gene encoding alpha-glucan family phosphorylase, translating into MKAIRRFTVRAVLPEELSALDELAGNLRWSWYEPTRRVFAHVSPELWERTGHDPVALLGAVDQERLRELAADEGFVAWAEEQRADLRAYVRESRWYQSLEGDVPEAIGYFSPEYGIAAALPQYSGGLGILAGDHLKSASDLGVPLVGVGLFYRSGYFRQGISSDGWQQETYPVFDPDGLPLQVLRDGDGRPVQVELGLPAGRTLHARIWQARVGRIPLLLLDTDVPENDDDLRRVTDRLYGGGGEHRLHQELLLGIGGVRAIAAHARVTGSPVPRVFHTNEGHAGFLGVERISTLMADGLDFDEALQVVRAGTVFTTHTPVPAGIDRFDVGLVREHVTERLLPGVPPERVLGLGAELHDGGSPDVFNMALMGLRLAQRANGVSQLHGEVSRGMFAGLWPGFDTDEVPIASVTNGVHAPTWTDPMLMSLARERLGTWDTTAADWSSTAVSDGDLWDVRGRMRRQLVEDARRRVVRAWREQNPGAVEPAWLEDVLDPEVLTIGFARRVPTYKRLTLMLHDRERLRRILTDADRPVQIVVAGKSHPADDEGKRLIQELVRFAAEPGIRGRLVFLPDYDIGMAQLLYPGTDVWLNNPLRPLEACGTSGMKAALNGALNLSILDGWWNEYYDGGNGWAIPSADGAHDGAERDAMEATALYDLIENRIAPRFYERDADGVPVGWVHDIRHTLRTLSPELSADRMVRQYVERLYVPAGRAQAAVAADGWARARELVAWRGRVAAAWPSVQVAHVESEGVGQQAQVGDELRVRAWVALGGLDAGDVTVEVVHGRTGDGDVLTDVVRHPLSPVGGSGGQQEYAGAVALTTAGPFGYTVRVVPRHELLASSAEPGLVAVAS
- a CDS encoding SGNH/GDSL hydrolase family protein, whose amino-acid sequence is MTDESPAPRGDRSPDAAPADGPAAGPTDRRRTLTRRALVAGGGLAALSAVAAVAGCTTTPRPAPPTGGATVSPSADPGDPAASAVTASGGPPIDPMTYAPDDALAGFYALRDRVRERRLTIGVLGDSITEGQGATTLQHAYPAQLRDRLRGAYPSGARGGLDYIASRHQITVPADQGFAFAGTPTAGGRHGWGRRVVALTEAAGPGTYTARMTSARVCWWAPGLDAAITVQVDGGAPETVRAEAGGSLTWTSPQLESAEHEITVAWAGGKPELEGAWLFDGDEDRGIHVIEGGNSGSQLWQLSEKARPDGVSTWIRSAPRFALDLWMPEHLINDVVVRTPEEVRSDAAVLIELIRSTSEAPILFTPPYERTTLPIRGTTWADYIGALRDAASADPLADVFEIGAYIPRMVGDGASDPYRWMGPDNHPNDRGYARFAEVLAAKLSATPA